A window from Drosophila nasuta strain 15112-1781.00 chromosome 3, ASM2355853v1, whole genome shotgun sequence encodes these proteins:
- the LOC132791740 gene encoding calcium uniporter protein, mitochondrial isoform X2: MPQLTIRLPSRNELCQFALKPISHTVGHLLAMLREEDRGIDRAAIINKHGVRIASSCTIERLLDDEFSIQINNRTLGVQPPEREKITMETVDKMSDVRKIIGQLYEAFNVGEYQLEKSNQLAKELESLRYELEPLEEKKMELAKRAERRTNMMTWMGLGLMSVQFGILARLTWWEYSWDIMEPVTYFVTYGTTMAMYAYYCVTKREYIMENVYNREYTLSIYRNAKKQQFDVENYNRLKRRTAELEYNLRRLNDPINMELPAHLVRTQLDTPPTDESNSSSVKSQVKST, translated from the exons ATGCCCCAATTGACAATTCGCCTGCCCAGTCGAAATGAGCTATGCCAGTTCGCCCTCAAGCCCATCTCCCACACCGTGGGTCATCTTTTGGCCATGCTAAGAGAGGAGGATCGCGGTATCGATAGGGCTGCCATCATCAACAAGCATGGCGTGCGTATTGCCTCCTCCTGCACCATTGAGAGACTGCTGGATGATGAGTTTAG CATACAAATCAACAATCGGACACTTGGCGTGCAGCCACCGGAACGTGAGAAGATCACCATGGAGACGGTTGATAAAATGAGCGATGTGCGCAAGATCATAGGACAA CTCTACGAGGCTTTCAATGTGGGTGAATATCAGCTGGAAAAGAGTAATCAATTGGCCAAGGAACTGGAGAGTCTACGCTATGAACTAGAGCCACTTGAGGAG AAAAAAATGGAGCTTGCCAAGCGGGCTGAGCGACGCACCAACATGATGACTTGGATGGGTCTGGGTCTGATGTCGGTgcaatttggcattttggcgCGTCTGACTTGGTGGGAATACTCTTGGGATATTATGGAACCTGTGACCTATTTCGTCACCTATGGCACCACAATGGCCATGTATGCCTACTATTGTGTAACCAAGCGC GAATACATCATGGAGAATGTGTATAATCGTGAGTACACACTGAGCATTTATCGGAATGCCAAAAAGCAGCAGTTCGATGTGGAGAACTATAATCGTCTGAAGCGCCGAACTGCAGAATTGGAGTACAATCTGAGACGCCTCAATGATCCTATCAACATGGAACTGCCGGCCCATTTGGTGCGCACCCAATTGGACACACCGCCCACCGATGAGAGCAACTCGTCGTCGGTCAAGAGCCAAGTGAAAAGTACTTAA